One part of the Anopheles coustani chromosome 2, idAnoCousDA_361_x.2, whole genome shotgun sequence genome encodes these proteins:
- the LOC131263587 gene encoding nuclear hormone receptor FTZ-F1 beta, whose translation MKIMTSTEVNGAGGGGGGGGAAPASRGGNVSVTTINRDDGGADAAMVAKLATSSGSVSGVNNNNNTLSNNNNNNVSSSSNNNNNVTPGASPAGTTAPPFFGNVGGGIRITVPKMEESDESDTELSNIEKTVSAVALTNGVNMREERSASKGAPRPMSWEGELSEPEEPMLVDNENSSSGSSVGKLAQNAPSSSPVAMIVPKQEEDHELPTSGPGITEPLALTASSSSNSGYASVSLHGHSSSTHAGLRHSSSSSNSPLPNRMLIKPEAGLPLINPGLAYNVAGLGQHPSSNIPTAAGGASAFKKGLPDVINLKYELPPGGVGDPGGGSALPPNAIHSPLLVRSKTTLLPANPSPDSAIHSVYTHSSPSQSPLTSRHAPYTPSLSRNNSDASHSSCYSYSSEFSPTHSPIQGRHSIFAGGGNGGGVASFNGSPLHHSVLFKPMLDSEQQQQQALKQEELLYDGEHLPSPGISRQQLINSPCPICGDKISGFHYGIFSCESCKGFFKRTVQNRKNYVCLRGAACPVAIATRKKCPACRFEKCLQKGMKLEAIREDRTRGGRSTYQCSYTLPGPLVNTAGMQGGESPGVGAFQYGGSVRSPYAAGGGGGVVSSQQMKVETNDGAGGMMMPGGGSNGGLNGMSNGPSADGNGGSSGGGNHMQPGIPVLLQEIMDVEPLWQYNAAELARLNQPPPAGNCTNIANNPLLCSAGISSESSPDLIANLCNIADHRLYKIVKWCKSLPLFKNISIDDQICLLINSWCELLLFSCCYRSISTPGEIKISLGKSITLEQVKNSGLQTCIERMLNLTDHLRRLRVDKYEYVAMKVIVLLSSDTSELKESEKVRASQEKALQALQAYTLAYYPKSPAKFGELLLRIPELQRTCQVGKEMLNIKSKDDEEPSFNLLMELLRGEH comes from the exons ATGAAAATAATGACATCCACGGAAGTAAACGGAGCcggaggtggtggaggaggtggcGGAGCGGCACCGGCTAGTCGTGGAGGGAACGTGTCGGTCACAACGATTAATCGCGACGATGGAGGAGCCGATGCGGCCATGGTTGCCAAACTAGCGACGTCCAGCGGGAGTGTGTCGGGAGtgaacaataacaacaacactcttagtaacaacaacaacaacaatgtgagcagtagcagcaacaacaataacaacgtAACTCCTGGCGCAAGTCCGGCGGGTACGACGGCACCGCCGTTCTTCGGAAACGTTGGTGGAGGGATCCGGATAACCGTGCCGAAGATGGAGGAATCGGACGAATCCGACACGGAGCTGTCGAACATCGAAAAGACAGTGTCCGCCGTTGCACTGACCAATGGGGTGAATATGCGGGAGGAACGAAGCGCCAGCAAGGGGGCACCCCGGCCCATGTCCTGGGAGGGTGAGCTGTCGGAACCGGAGGAACCGATGCTGGTGGACAACGAGAACAGCAGCTCGGGCTCGAGTGTGGGTAAGCTGGCACAGAACGCACCGTCGTCTTCCCCCGTGGCCATGATTGTGCCGAAGCAAGAAGAGGATCACGAACTGCCCACTAGTGGACCGGGCATTACGGAACCGCTGGCACTGACCGCATCCAGTAGTAGCAACAGCGGTTACGCCAGCGTTTCCCTGCACGGCCATAGCAGTAGTACCCACGCAGGGTTGAGACATTCGAGCAGCTCAAGCAACTCACCACTTCCGAACCGTATGCTGATCAAACCGGAAGCAGGGCTTCCACTGATCAACCCGGGCCTGGCGTACAACGTCGCTGGTCTGGGCCAGCATCCATCGTCCAACATTCCAACAGCAGCCGGAGGAGCGTCAGCCTTCAAGAAGGGTCTTCCGGATGTGATAAACTTGAAGTACGAGCTTCCCCCCGGTGGGGTGGGCGATCCGGGTGGTGGTAGTGCGCTGCCCCCGAACGCTATCCACTCTCCGCTGCTCGTCCGCTCCAAGACGACACTACTGCCGGCCAATCCGAGCCCCGACTCGGCGATCCACTCGGTGTACACGCACAGCTCGCCCAGCCAGTCTCCGCTCACGTCACGCCACGCTCCGTACACTCCTTCGCTCAGCCGGAACAACAGCGATGCGTCGCACAGTAGCTGCTACTCGTACAGTTCAGAGTTCAGTCCGACGCATTCGCCCATCCAGGGACGGCACAGCATATTCGCCGGCGGTGGAAACGGCGGAGGCGTCGCGTCCTTCAATGGGTCTCCCCTGCATCATTCAGTATTATTCAAACCGATGCTGGACAGCGAACAAC aacagcagcaagctCTCAAGCAGGAGGAATTACTCTACGATGGGGAGCATCTTCCATCACCCGGCATTTCCCGACAACAATTGATCAATAG TCCCTGTCCGATTTGTGGCGATAAAATCTCCGGTTTCCATTACGGCATCTTTTCGTGCGAGTCGTGCAAAGGTTTCTTCAAGCGCACGGTCCAGAACCGTAAGAACTACGTGTGCCTTAGGGGGGCGGCCTGTCCGGTGGCGATAGCGACGCGCAAGAAGTGTCCTGCCTGCCGGTTCGAGAAGTGCCTTCAGAAGGGGATGAAGTTGGAAG CTATTCGTGAGGATCGTACACGTGGTGGTCGCTCGACGTACCAGTGCTCGTACACTCTTCCTGGGCCGTTGGTGAATACGGCCGGCATGCAGGGTGGCGAGTCGCCCGGGGTCGGTGCATTCCAGTACGGAGGATCGGTCCGATCGCCGTACGCtgccggtggcggtggaggagtTGTTTCGAGCCAGCAGATGAAGGTGGAAACGAACGACGGCGCAGGTGGTATGATGATGCCCGGCGGGGGTAGCAACGGTGGACTGAACGGGATGAGCAATGGACCAAGCGCCGATGGAAACGGTGGATCCAGTGGAGGTGGAAATCATATGCAACCAGGCATTCCAGTTCTGTTACAG GAAATTATGGACGTTGAACCATTGTGGCAGTACAACGCAGCGGAGCTGGCTCGGCTGAATCAACCTCCGCCGGCGGGTAACTGTACGAACATTGCGAACAATCCGCTGCTCTGCAGTGCCGGCATCTCTTCCGAGAGCAGTCCCGATCTGATTGCAAACCTCTGCAACATAGCTGACCATCGCCTGTACAAGATCGTCAAGTGGTGCAAGAGTTTGCCGCTTTTTAAGAATATTTCG ATCGACGACCAGATCTGCCTACTGATCAACTCCTGGTGTGAGCTGTTGCTGTTTTCATGTTGCTACCGTTCAATTTCAACACCGGGAGAGATCAAGATCTCCCTTGGGAAGTCGATCACACTGGAACAGGTTAAGAATAGTGGACTACAG ACTTGCATCGAAAGAATGTTAAATCTAACCGATCATCTGCGACGATTGCGCGTCGACAAGTACGAGTACGTGGCGATGAAAGTGATTGTA